A window of Blastomonas sp. SL216 contains these coding sequences:
- a CDS encoding 4-(cytidine 5'-diphospho)-2-C-methyl-D-erythritol kinase, whose translation MLTETAHAKVNLALHVRRRREDGYHDLESLFVFVDTGDTLRARSRDDGALMLSIDGPFAAGLDNGPENLVLRAAACLASSVRPPTSVENADGARARPGADLCLTKNLPIASGIGGGSADAAAALRLLNRLWDCQLPDSALCAMAENLGSDIPACVVSRTLRVEGRGEALEPLDLPGISGAAILLVNPGIPLGTAPVFKGWDRVDRGALDSSSLDAIIHDGRNDLEASARGLVPQIGVVLDRLADIPGITLSRMSGSGATCFGLFESMQACRAAEAVIAAEQPGWWTMSGSLR comes from the coding sequence GTGCTGACCGAAACCGCTCATGCCAAGGTCAACCTCGCGCTGCACGTCCGGCGGCGGCGCGAGGATGGCTATCACGATCTCGAGAGCCTGTTCGTTTTCGTCGATACCGGCGACACGTTGCGCGCCCGTTCGCGCGACGATGGCGCGTTGATGCTCAGCATTGACGGGCCGTTTGCCGCCGGGCTCGACAACGGGCCAGAGAACCTGGTGCTGCGGGCAGCTGCATGCCTGGCCAGTTCGGTTCGCCCTCCGACTTCTGTCGAGAACGCGGACGGGGCGCGCGCGCGGCCTGGCGCAGATCTTTGCCTCACCAAGAATCTTCCGATCGCTTCGGGAATCGGCGGAGGCTCTGCCGATGCGGCCGCCGCGTTACGCCTGCTCAACCGGCTGTGGGACTGCCAACTGCCCGATAGCGCGCTTTGTGCCATGGCCGAGAACTTGGGTTCGGATATTCCCGCCTGTGTCGTCAGCCGCACCCTGCGCGTCGAGGGAAGGGGGGAGGCGCTGGAACCGCTGGACCTTCCCGGCATCAGCGGTGCCGCGATCCTGCTGGTCAATCCGGGCATCCCGCTCGGCACGGCGCCGGTGTTCAAGGGATGGGACCGGGTCGATCGCGGGGCGCTGGACAGTTCCAGTCTTGACGCCATCATCCACGATGGCCGCAACGATCTCGAGGCATCGGCGCGCGGCTTGGTGCCGCAGATCGGCGTGGTGCTCGACCGGCTGGCTGACATCCCCGGCATCACGCTGTCGCGCATGTCGGGCAGCGGTGCGACCTGCTTTGGCCTGTTCGAGTCCATGCAAGCCTGCAGGGCCGCCGAGGCGGTGATCGCGGCTGAACAACCGGGCTGGTGGACCATGTCAGGATCGCTGCGATGA
- the moaB gene encoding molybdenum cofactor biosynthesis protein B — MAIDESRVFKPINIALLTVSDTRTAADDTSGDILAGLITGKGHKLVTRAIERDDVERLVVRLNNWIDDPEIDAIISTGGTGLTGRDITPEALDRVKEKDIPGFGEMFRWLSYQTIGTSTVQSRACAVLSRGTYIFALPGSNGAVKDGWNGILNEQLDSRNRPCNFIELMPRLREK, encoded by the coding sequence ATGGCCATTGACGAATCGCGGGTCTTCAAGCCCATCAACATCGCGCTGCTGACCGTATCGGACACGCGCACCGCCGCCGACGACACATCGGGCGATATCCTGGCCGGGCTGATCACCGGCAAGGGCCACAAGCTGGTCACCCGCGCGATCGAGCGGGATGATGTCGAGCGGCTCGTCGTTCGGCTGAACAACTGGATCGATGATCCGGAAATCGACGCGATCATCTCTACCGGCGGCACCGGGCTGACGGGGCGCGATATCACGCCCGAAGCGCTCGACCGGGTGAAGGAAAAGGACATCCCGGGCTTTGGCGAGATGTTCCGCTGGCTCAGCTATCAGACCATCGGCACCAGCACCGTCCAGTCGCGCGCGTGTGCCGTGCTCTCGCGTGGCACCTATATCTTCGCGCTACCCGGCTCGAACGGCGCGGTGAAGGATGGCTGGAACGGCATTCTCAACGAACAGCTCGACAGCCGCAACCGGCCCTGCAATTTCATCGAACTGATGCCGAGATTGCGCGAGAAATAG
- the aspS gene encoding aspartate--tRNA ligase gives MHAYRTHSCTALRASDVGQQVRLSGWIHRKRDHGNLLFIDLRDHYGLTQIVTDSDSPAFAALERLRVESVVTVTGTVVARSAETVNANLPTGEIEVRAADVVIQSAAEELPMPVAGEQEYPEDIRLRYRFLDLRRERLHRNIMLRSQVIASLRRRMVEQGFTEFQTPILTASSPEGARDYLVPSRVHPGKFYALPQAPQMFKQLLMVAGFDRYFQIAPCFRDEDARADRSPGEFYQLDLEMSFVTQDDVFAALEPVLAGVFEEFSGGKHVTPAGTFPRIPYRESMLKYGSDKPDLRNPLVISDVTDHFIGSGFGLFDKIVGSGGKVRAIPAPGAGAMSRKFFDDMNDWARSEGHAGLGYINIKDGVPGGPIAKNHGEEGTAKLIAELGLGPNDGVFFAAGKELQAAKLAGAARTRVGEQLNLIEQGVYKFCWIVDFPMFEYDEDAKKVDFSHNPFSMPQGEMEALETMDPLDILAWQYDIVCNGVELSSGAIRNHRPDIMYKAFEIAGYTKEDVEKNFSGMLNAFKFGAPPHGGSAPGVDRMVMLLADEPNIREVVLFPMNQKAEDLMMGAPSPVNLKQLRELNIRIVEPQKG, from the coding sequence ATGCACGCATATCGCACCCATAGCTGCACCGCGCTTCGCGCTTCCGATGTTGGCCAGCAGGTTCGCCTGTCGGGCTGGATCCACCGCAAGCGCGACCATGGCAACCTGCTGTTCATCGACCTGCGCGATCATTACGGGCTGACCCAGATCGTCACCGATTCCGACAGCCCGGCCTTTGCCGCGCTGGAGCGGCTGCGCGTCGAAAGCGTGGTCACGGTTACCGGTACCGTCGTCGCGCGCTCGGCCGAGACGGTGAACGCCAATCTGCCAACCGGCGAGATCGAGGTCCGCGCTGCCGATGTCGTCATCCAGTCCGCCGCCGAAGAGCTGCCGATGCCGGTCGCGGGTGAGCAGGAATATCCTGAAGACATCCGCTTGCGCTACCGCTTCCTCGACCTGCGCCGCGAACGCCTGCACCGCAACATCATGCTGCGCTCGCAGGTCATCGCCTCGCTGCGCCGCCGGATGGTGGAACAGGGCTTTACCGAGTTCCAGACGCCGATCCTGACCGCATCCTCGCCCGAAGGCGCGCGCGACTATCTGGTCCCCAGCCGCGTGCATCCCGGCAAGTTCTATGCGCTGCCCCAGGCACCGCAGATGTTCAAGCAGCTGCTGATGGTTGCGGGCTTCGACCGCTATTTCCAGATCGCACCCTGCTTCCGCGACGAAGACGCGCGCGCCGACCGCAGCCCTGGCGAATTCTACCAGCTCGACCTCGAGATGAGCTTCGTGACGCAGGACGACGTGTTCGCAGCGCTAGAGCCGGTGCTGGCGGGTGTGTTCGAGGAGTTCTCGGGCGGCAAGCACGTGACCCCGGCGGGCACCTTCCCGCGCATTCCGTATCGCGAATCCATGCTGAAATATGGTTCGGACAAGCCGGATCTGCGCAACCCGCTGGTGATCAGCGACGTCACTGATCATTTCATCGGATCGGGCTTTGGCCTGTTCGACAAGATCGTCGGCAGCGGCGGCAAGGTCCGCGCGATCCCGGCTCCGGGCGCGGGCGCGATGAGCCGCAAGTTCTTCGACGACATGAACGACTGGGCGCGCAGCGAAGGCCATGCGGGCCTGGGCTATATCAACATCAAGGATGGCGTGCCCGGTGGCCCGATCGCCAAGAACCATGGCGAGGAAGGCACCGCCAAGCTGATCGCCGAACTCGGCCTCGGCCCCAATGACGGCGTGTTCTTCGCCGCCGGCAAGGAGCTTCAGGCCGCCAAGCTGGCAGGCGCGGCGCGCACCCGGGTGGGTGAGCAGCTGAACCTGATCGAGCAGGGCGTGTACAAGTTCTGCTGGATCGTCGACTTCCCGATGTTCGAATATGACGAGGACGCCAAGAAGGTCGATTTCAGCCACAACCCCTTCTCGATGCCGCAGGGCGAGATGGAAGCACTGGAAACGATGGACCCGCTCGACATTCTGGCCTGGCAGTATGACATCGTCTGCAACGGCGTCGAGCTGTCCTCGGGCGCGATCCGGAACCATCGTCCAGACATCATGTACAAGGCGTTCGAGATCGCCGGTTACACCAAGGAAGATGTCGAGAAGAACTTCTCCGGCATGCTCAACGCGTTCAAGTTCGGCGCGCCGCCGCATGGTGGCTCTGCACCAGGTGTCGACCGCATGGTCATGCTGCTGGCCGATGAGCCCAATATTCGCGAGGTCGTGCTGTTCCCGATGAACCAGAAGGCCGAAGACCTGATGATGGGCGCGCCTTCGCCGGTGAACCTCAAGCAGCTGCGTGAACTCAACATCCGCATTGTCGAGCCCCAGAAGGGCTGA
- a CDS encoding polyphosphate kinase produces the protein MSIKLGDYEKGESFDGDYDAMLKALQERLSHAHARHIVHGHRAIIVMEGWDAAGKGGIIKRMTAEWDPRYFQVWPISAPTPYEKDRHFLWRFWQKLPGAREICVFDRSWYGRVLVERVEQFASEREWKRGYDEINEFEAQQADAGTAIIKVFLHVTQSTQDKRLADRLSVPEKRWKVTADDFRNRARRADYLDAMHDMFRQTDTRWAPWKVFDGNSKKAARIAVLTHIAERLEASVPKSLPDPDPALVAMAKEAFGYKG, from the coding sequence ATGAGCATCAAGCTGGGCGACTATGAAAAGGGCGAGAGCTTCGATGGCGATTATGATGCCATGCTGAAGGCGCTGCAGGAGCGGCTGTCGCACGCGCATGCGCGGCATATCGTGCACGGCCACCGCGCGATCATCGTGATGGAGGGCTGGGATGCGGCGGGCAAGGGCGGGATCATCAAGCGGATGACCGCCGAATGGGACCCGCGCTATTTCCAGGTCTGGCCGATCAGTGCGCCGACGCCTTATGAAAAGGACCGGCACTTCCTCTGGCGCTTCTGGCAGAAGCTGCCGGGGGCGCGCGAAATCTGCGTCTTCGACCGCTCCTGGTATGGCCGCGTTCTGGTCGAGCGGGTCGAGCAGTTCGCCAGCGAGCGCGAATGGAAGCGCGGCTATGACGAGATCAATGAGTTCGAGGCACAGCAGGCCGATGCCGGCACCGCGATCATCAAGGTCTTTTTGCACGTGACCCAGAGCACCCAGGACAAGCGCCTGGCCGATCGGCTGTCGGTGCCCGAAAAGCGCTGGAAGGTGACGGCGGATGATTTCCGCAACCGGGCCAGACGCGCGGATTATCTCGACGCGATGCACGACATGTTCCGCCAGACCGACACCCGCTGGGCCCCCTGGAAGGTGTTCGACGGCAACAGCAAGAAAGCGGCGCGCATCGCGGTGCTGACCCACATCGCCGAGCGGCTGGAAGCCAGCGTTCCCAAATCGCTGCCCGATCCGGACCCCGCGCTGGTGGCCATGGCGAAAGAGGCGTTCGGTTATAAGGGGTGA
- a CDS encoding electron transfer flavoprotein-ubiquinone oxidoreductase: MSERESMPFDVVIVGAGPAGLAAAIRLKQLAAENNAEIEVCVIEKGSEVGAHILSGAVFDPRALDELIPDWRDQDCPMAATPVTENHHWVLTKSAKMAIPHIATPSFMHNKGTYTGSLGNLCRWLAEKAEELEVQIFPGFAAAEILYNEDGSIKGVATGDMGIGKDGEHKADYTPGLELHARYTFFAEGARGHLTKILKREFDLEANCEPQVYGIGLKELWDIDPKKHVPGRVIHTQGWPLDDAWGGGFLYHQANGQVALGFVVALSYQNPHLSPFQEFQRWKTHPEIRKILEGGKRVSYGARAINEGGWQSVPKLAFPGGALIGCSAGFVNVPRIKGSHTAMKSGMLAAEAAFRAIQADRTSDELADYQENLNASWIAEELKKVQNVEPCVDKFGGTIGTVLGGIDMWMRQLGIGLPITMKHDPDYKHMGRADLYKPIDYPKPDGVITFDRLSSVFLSNTNHEEDQPVHLQLKDPSIPIQVNLPLYDEPAQRYCPAGVYEVVGQEEGNPRFQINAQNCVHCKTCDIKEMSQNINWVVPEGGGGPNYPNM, from the coding sequence ATGAGTGAACGCGAATCCATGCCATTTGACGTCGTGATTGTCGGCGCAGGCCCTGCCGGGCTTGCCGCGGCGATCCGGCTCAAACAGCTGGCTGCGGAAAACAACGCCGAGATCGAGGTCTGCGTTATCGAGAAGGGCTCGGAAGTCGGCGCGCACATCCTGTCGGGTGCGGTGTTCGATCCCAGGGCGCTGGACGAGCTGATCCCCGACTGGCGCGATCAGGACTGCCCGATGGCGGCAACGCCGGTGACCGAGAATCACCATTGGGTGCTGACCAAGAGCGCCAAGATGGCGATCCCGCACATTGCGACGCCTTCGTTCATGCACAACAAGGGCACCTACACCGGAAGCCTGGGCAATCTGTGCCGCTGGCTGGCCGAAAAGGCCGAAGAGCTCGAAGTGCAGATCTTCCCTGGCTTTGCCGCCGCCGAAATCCTGTACAATGAGGACGGCTCGATCAAGGGCGTGGCGACCGGTGACATGGGCATCGGCAAGGATGGCGAGCACAAGGCGGATTATACGCCGGGTCTGGAACTGCACGCCCGCTACACCTTCTTTGCCGAGGGCGCGCGCGGCCATCTGACCAAGATCCTCAAGCGCGAGTTCGACCTTGAAGCCAATTGCGAGCCCCAGGTTTACGGCATCGGCCTCAAGGAATTGTGGGACATTGACCCCAAGAAGCACGTCCCGGGCCGGGTGATCCACACCCAGGGCTGGCCGCTTGACGATGCATGGGGCGGCGGTTTCCTGTATCATCAGGCCAATGGCCAGGTGGCGCTCGGCTTCGTGGTCGCGCTATCCTACCAGAACCCGCATCTGTCGCCCTTCCAGGAATTCCAGCGCTGGAAGACGCATCCGGAAATCCGCAAGATTCTCGAGGGCGGCAAGCGCGTTTCCTACGGCGCGCGCGCGATCAACGAGGGCGGATGGCAGTCGGTACCCAAGCTGGCCTTCCCCGGCGGCGCTCTGATCGGCTGCAGCGCCGGCTTCGTCAACGTGCCCCGCATCAAGGGCAGCCATACCGCGATGAAGTCGGGCATGCTCGCCGCCGAGGCCGCGTTCCGCGCGATCCAGGCCGATCGCACGTCCGACGAGCTCGCCGATTATCAGGAAAATCTCAACGCGAGCTGGATCGCCGAAGAGCTCAAGAAGGTGCAGAATGTCGAGCCTTGCGTCGACAAGTTCGGCGGCACCATCGGCACGGTGCTGGGTGGTATCGACATGTGGATGCGCCAGTTGGGCATCGGCCTGCCGATCACGATGAAGCACGATCCCGACTACAAGCACATGGGCCGCGCGGACCTTTACAAGCCGATCGATTATCCCAAGCCCGATGGCGTGATCACCTTCGATCGCCTGTCCTCGGTGTTCCTGTCGAACACCAATCATGAGGAAGATCAGCCGGTCCATCTGCAGCTCAAGGACCCGAGCATTCCGATCCAGGTCAACCTGCCGCTCTATGACGAGCCTGCGCAGCGGTACTGCCCGGCGGGTGTCTACGAGGTGGTGGGCCAGGAGGAGGGCAATCCCCGCTTCCAGATCAACGCCCAGAACTGCGTCCACTGCAAGACCTGCGACATCAAGGAAATGAGCCAGAACATCAACTGGGTGGTGCCCGAAGGGGGCGGCGGCCCCAACTATCCCAATATGTAA
- a CDS encoding lytic transglycosylase domain-containing protein, producing MLKKALIIAGGAALISCQPALAEDTSYSYFSTRVAKTQVPDLLSTADRQYYTEVFAAIRGQNWTKASELLDSHEKGLLHDIARAELYLAASSPRVEMGPLLSLLNAAPELPHAERLATLATKRGATILPDRPQTVRMASFAGVTRRGKPRSVSDGTVPSSLAAKIQERIVADDPAGAAAALAEQADFLSPQARTELQQRVAWSYYLENRDQEALDTARAATLGSGEWLGEAHWTAGLAAWRLGNCGAALQGFEGAAANAWNEEQRAAGYYWASRAATRCRRPDLVQANLRAASQYGETLYGVLAAEQLGLADASVRAPDFSDGDWKTLKDRPNIRRAIALGQIGESTLADQVLRHEAQIAGDSAHDAMLRLARDLSMPQTQMWLAHNGPQGNRPDSFARFPSPRWVPLEGWRVDPALVYAHTLQESNFRSDARSPADARGLMQVRPGTAQDMARARGQSLDAGALYQPAVNLEYGQRYLEFLNTRPETQGLLPKIIAAYNAGPLPVSRWNEKVRDNGDPLLFIESIPYWETRAYVGIILRNYWMYEKQAGIASKSATGLAQGMWPRFPHAGGIELVRLDTVQHN from the coding sequence TTGCTGAAGAAAGCGCTGATCATCGCCGGGGGTGCGGCCCTGATCTCCTGCCAGCCAGCCTTGGCCGAAGATACATCCTATAGCTATTTCTCGACCCGGGTCGCCAAGACCCAGGTCCCCGATCTGCTCTCTACCGCCGACCGGCAATATTATACTGAGGTGTTCGCCGCGATCCGTGGCCAGAACTGGACCAAGGCGTCGGAACTGCTCGACAGCCACGAAAAGGGCCTGCTGCACGACATCGCCCGGGCCGAACTGTACCTGGCTGCCAGCTCACCCCGGGTCGAGATGGGCCCGCTGCTCAGCCTGCTCAACGCCGCGCCCGAACTGCCGCATGCAGAGCGGCTGGCGACGCTGGCCACCAAGCGCGGCGCGACGATCCTACCCGACCGTCCGCAGACGGTGCGGATGGCAAGCTTTGCCGGGGTCACCCGCCGGGGCAAGCCGCGCAGCGTCTCGGATGGCACCGTCCCCTCCTCGCTCGCCGCGAAAATCCAGGAACGCATCGTTGCTGACGATCCCGCCGGGGCCGCGGCCGCGCTCGCCGAACAGGCCGATTTCCTGAGCCCGCAGGCGCGCACCGAGCTGCAGCAGCGCGTGGCCTGGTCCTATTATCTGGAAAATCGCGATCAGGAAGCGCTCGACACGGCGCGCGCCGCCACGCTGGGTTCGGGCGAATGGCTCGGCGAAGCGCACTGGACCGCTGGGCTTGCCGCCTGGCGGCTGGGCAATTGCGGTGCCGCGCTGCAGGGCTTTGAAGGCGCTGCCGCCAACGCCTGGAACGAGGAACAGCGTGCCGCCGGCTATTACTGGGCCTCGCGCGCCGCCACCCGCTGCCGACGTCCCGACCTGGTCCAGGCGAATCTGCGCGCCGCCAGCCAGTATGGCGAAACGCTTTATGGCGTGCTTGCTGCTGAACAGCTCGGCCTGGCCGATGCGTCGGTGCGCGCGCCCGATTTCAGCGATGGCGACTGGAAGACGCTGAAGGATCGCCCCAATATCCGCCGCGCGATTGCGCTGGGGCAGATCGGCGAATCGACATTGGCCGATCAGGTGCTTCGCCATGAGGCGCAGATTGCCGGAGACAGCGCGCATGATGCGATGCTGCGGCTTGCGCGCGATCTTTCCATGCCGCAGACGCAGATGTGGCTGGCGCATAACGGACCGCAGGGCAACCGCCCGGACAGCTTTGCCCGCTTCCCCTCGCCGCGCTGGGTGCCGCTGGAAGGCTGGCGTGTCGATCCTGCGCTGGTCTATGCGCACACGCTGCAGGAATCGAACTTCCGCAGCGATGCGCGCAGCCCTGCCGATGCACGCGGCCTGATGCAGGTCCGTCCCGGCACCGCGCAGGACATGGCGCGCGCGCGCGGTCAGTCGCTCGATGCGGGCGCGCTGTACCAGCCTGCGGTGAACCTCGAATATGGCCAGCGCTATCTCGAATTCCTCAACACCCGGCCCGAAACCCAGGGCCTGCTGCCCAAGATCATCGCCGCCTATAATGCGGGCCCGCTGCCGGTCAGCCGCTGGAACGAGAAGGTGCGCGACAATGGCGATCCGCTGCTGTTCATCGAATCCATCCCCTATTGGGAAACGCGCGCCTATGTCGGCATCATCCTGCGCAATTACTGGATGTACGAGAAGCAGGCCGGCATAGCCTCGAAGAGCGCCACCGGGCTGGCCCAGGGAATGTGGCCGCGTTTCCCGCATGCAGGCGGTATAGAGCTTGTCCGGCTCGACACGGTGCAGCACAACTGA
- a CDS encoding type II toxin-antitoxin system VapC family toxin, producing MLDTHVLLWWLQDSPRLGQMARLLIADPDHQLMVSIASPLGDCGEAPDRQGGGKRRGGDGRDGRPGISLLDLHPAHMRVLEAMPPIHRDPFDHLIIAHALAEQCAVITDDAAFPPYGVRCIPA from the coding sequence ATGCTCGATACCCATGTGCTGCTATGGTGGCTGCAGGACAGCCCCCGGCTTGGTCAGATGGCACGATTGCTGATTGCCGACCCCGATCATCAGCTGATGGTCAGCATCGCCTCCCCCTTGGGAGATTGCGGTGAAGCACCGGATCGGCAAGGTGGCGGAAAGCGGCGCGGTGGTGATGGCCGCGATGGGCGACCAGGGATCAGCCTGCTCGATCTCCATCCGGCCCATATGCGCGTGCTGGAGGCCATGCCGCCAATCCACCGTGATCCGTTCGACCACCTCATCATTGCCCATGCACTGGCCGAGCAATGCGCCGTCATCACCGACGATGCCGCTTTTCCTCCTTACGGCGTCCGCTGCATCCCCGCCTGA
- a CDS encoding PA0069 family radical SAM protein, whose product MAANPPLPPVKGRGAPLNRESARFNLPVREADGEWLDQRSAIDDDPPPLRTTVTIEHPRSIISRNTSPDLPFDQSINAYRGCEHGCIYCYARPTHAWLDLSPGLDFESRLFAKPDAAKLLRATLRKPGYVPQVIALGTNTDPYQPIEGEYRITRSILEVCLEARNPVSITTKSDRVLGDLGLLTEMARHDLVAIALSVTSLDGAMARTLEPRAATPRKRLAAIRALAEAGVPVHINVSPVIPAITDHEIEALVAAGAEAGALSASYIPVRLPHEVAPLFRAWLDAHFPDRAAKVMAIIQQMRGGRDNDPDFGSRMRGIGPWADLIRTRFRLAVKRAGLNQHKWLLQTANFRPPADGMQGELF is encoded by the coding sequence ATGGCTGCGAACCCGCCCCTTCCCCCGGTCAAAGGCCGTGGTGCACCCCTGAACCGCGAGTCCGCGCGCTTCAACCTGCCGGTGCGCGAAGCCGATGGCGAGTGGCTCGACCAGCGCAGTGCCATTGACGACGATCCACCGCCGCTGCGAACAACCGTTACCATTGAGCACCCTCGTTCGATCATCTCGCGCAACACGTCGCCCGATCTGCCGTTCGACCAGTCGATCAACGCCTATCGCGGCTGCGAGCATGGCTGCATCTATTGCTATGCGCGGCCCACCCATGCCTGGCTGGACCTGTCGCCAGGGCTAGATTTCGAAAGCCGCCTGTTTGCCAAGCCCGATGCGGCCAAACTGCTCCGCGCGACGCTGCGCAAGCCCGGTTATGTGCCCCAGGTGATTGCGCTCGGCACCAACACCGATCCCTATCAGCCAATTGAGGGCGAGTACCGCATCACCCGGTCCATCCTGGAGGTGTGCCTGGAGGCACGCAATCCGGTATCGATCACCACCAAGTCCGACCGGGTGCTGGGTGATCTGGGCCTGCTGACAGAGATGGCGCGGCACGATCTGGTCGCCATCGCGTTATCGGTCACGTCGCTGGACGGGGCCATGGCGCGCACGCTCGAACCAAGGGCCGCCACACCGCGCAAGCGCCTCGCCGCCATCCGGGCGCTGGCCGAGGCGGGGGTGCCCGTTCATATCAACGTGTCGCCCGTCATCCCGGCGATCACCGACCACGAGATCGAGGCCCTGGTCGCTGCAGGCGCAGAGGCCGGCGCGCTGTCCGCCTCCTATATCCCTGTCCGGCTGCCCCACGAGGTAGCACCGCTGTTCCGCGCCTGGCTCGACGCCCATTTCCCCGATCGCGCCGCCAAGGTCATGGCCATCATCCAGCAGATGCGTGGCGGCCGAGACAATGATCCGGATTTCGGCTCGCGCATGCGTGGGATCGGTCCCTGGGCGGACTTGATCCGCACCCGCTTTCGCCTGGCGGTCAAGCGCGCAGGGCTGAACCAGCACAAATGGCTGCTGCAAACCGCAAACTTCCGACCGCCCGCCGACGGGATGCAGGGGGAACTTTTTTGA
- a CDS encoding N-formylglutamate amidohydrolase has protein sequence MNGFQPYEIIAPVTGAPGESIVIVADHASNHVPEGVNLGVAPDVMTQHVAIDIGVAEVTRRLCEQIGCGAVLAGVSRLVIDFNREEDAPGLIPLSSDGIPIPGNHGVDAEARLAAYYRPYHDAVAHMLAGMAQPFILSLHSFTPRLASRPDEARPWDMGILYNRDDRAARIAIPALQAAGLNVGDQLPYSGTLLNATMNRHAETPGRVYLGIEMRQDHVGDAQGAARMAEILAPVVLACRNSLA, from the coding sequence ATGAATGGCTTTCAACCCTATGAAATTATTGCGCCGGTTACAGGCGCACCCGGCGAATCGATTGTGATTGTTGCCGATCATGCCAGCAACCATGTGCCCGAAGGCGTCAATCTGGGCGTCGCCCCCGACGTGATGACGCAGCATGTCGCGATCGATATCGGGGTCGCAGAGGTCACGCGGCGGCTGTGCGAGCAGATCGGTTGCGGCGCGGTGCTGGCGGGCGTGTCGCGGCTCGTGATCGATTTCAACCGGGAAGAGGACGCACCGGGGCTGATCCCGCTTTCGAGCGATGGTATTCCCATTCCCGGCAATCATGGCGTCGATGCAGAGGCGCGGCTCGCAGCCTATTACCGGCCCTATCATGACGCCGTGGCGCACATGCTGGCGGGCATGGCACAGCCGTTCATCCTGTCGCTGCACAGCTTCACGCCGCGTCTGGCCAGCCGGCCCGACGAGGCGCGCCCCTGGGATATGGGCATCCTGTACAATCGCGACGATCGCGCCGCGCGCATCGCCATCCCGGCCTTGCAGGCAGCGGGGCTCAATGTCGGCGATCAGCTGCCCTATTCGGGCACGCTGCTCAACGCGACGATGAACCGCCATGCGGAAACGCCCGGGCGGGTGTATCTTGGCATCGAGATGCGGCAGGACCATGTCGGCGATGCGCAAGGTGCTGCCCGGATGGCGGAGATATTGGCGCCGGTTGTGCTGGCATGCCGCAATAGCCTTGCGTAA